A stretch of the Melanotaenia boesemani isolate fMelBoe1 chromosome 24, fMelBoe1.pri, whole genome shotgun sequence genome encodes the following:
- the LOC121635905 gene encoding fidgetin-like has product MISSSSVYGLKMQWTPEHSQWAEQHFDISSTTRSPAHKAEAYRAVPGHLQRSATYQYAWANDDISALTASNLLKKYAEKYSGILEMPGSYPEVPGVPGVMNGRKGESEPWQDGVYPMSCIPEGVSIRKGGVAAASEVVSGMCSSPGLASSTLSEPSYSSSSCGSHSATALHSSSIPSQEYGPTYSGAYLHSSYSSQSAPAPALPSPLHSSGLLQPPPPPSHPTLVPAYNGGSPNLSGYNYPPAGYPAQSSVGPGYSPGGAPPPSSYLPSGIAAPTPLPPSSALPGYPYQSHNLTPIAPTPLNSSSSNTLKRKAFYMASQGEMDSSYGSFGYAQARSSAESPMYRVADSSSVNGSNSSSGSGFDRNAEKSSLPFNPQKQSTIPSEQQQRKYGGQAMGGSLTPPAYVSSTLGGSRSADSLPSFTSPSLSEQGADDHRLHMAHSAAGPTSSSSTSSSRPAEEQLKTCDPHLLEMVTSEIIQQGPPVDWSDIAGLEMAKGTLKEEVLWPILRPDMFSGLGPAPRCVLLFGPRGSGRTLLSRCLASQLGAQFLQLSGSTLATKWLADGGEIIRASFLVARCRQPSVLFISEVDMLLSAHLSEESPINQLKGELLAQLDSLLIGSGEDGGNQVLVVCSTSRPQDMDEGLRRYFARRVLVPLPDSTARHQIMNQVLAQSQHKYCLSEEEQALLVQHTEGFSGLDLARLCQEAIVGLLHISAQGMDMTSMMPRGQMRPLTYQDIESVCCKFQASISQKEIDTYTEWNKMFGCSQ; this is encoded by the coding sequence GCTTAAAGATGCAGTGGACCCCCGAGCACAGCCAGTGGGCCGAGCAGCATTTCGACATCTCCTCCACCACCCGTTCACCAGCACACAAGGCCGAGGCGTACCGGGCGGTGCCTGGCCACCTGCAACGCTCCGCCACCTACCAGTATGCTTGGGCCAATGACGACATCTCTGCCCTCACCGCCTCCAACCTGCTGAAGAAGTACGCTGAGAAGTACTCTGGCATCCTCGAGATGCCGGGCTCATATCCTGAGGTGCCCGGCGTCCCAGGAGTGATGAACGGGCGGAAAGGCGAATCAGAGCCCTGGCAGGATGGGGTCTACCCCATGAGTTGCATCCCAGAGGGGGTGTCTATCAGGAAGGGAGGGGTGGCAGCAGCTTCTGAGGTGGTGTCAGGAATGTGCAGCTCCCCTGGCCTGGCATCCAGCACGCTCAGCGAGCCCAGctactccagcagcagctgtgggaGCCACTCGGCCACAGCCCTCCACTCTTCCTCCATACCCTCTCAGGAATACGGCCCCACGTACAGCGGCGCCTACCTGCACAGCAGTTATAGTTCCCAGTCCGCCCCCGCCCCGGCCCTTCCCTCCCCGCTGCACAGCTCTGGGCTCCTGCAaccccctcctccaccctctCACCCCACTTTAGTCCCAGCATACAATGGAGGCTCCCCAAACTTGTCTGGTTATAACTACCCCCCAGCAGGTTACCCGGCTCAGAGCTCAGTTGGGCCAGGATACAGCCCTGGAGGAGCACCGCCTCCCTCATCGTACCTCCCCTCAGGCATTGCTGCCCCCACACCTCTTCCCCCCTCTTCTGCTTTACCTGGATACCCCTACCAGAGCCATAACTTGACCCCAATCGCCCCTACCCCTCTTAACAGCAGCTCCTCCAACACATTAAAGAGGAAGGCTTTCTACATGGCGAGTCAGGGGGAGATGGACTCGTCTTACGGTAGCTTTGGCTACGCCCAGGCTCGGAGCTCAGCAGAGTCTCCCATGTACAGGGTGGCGGACAGCAGTAGCGTCAACGGCTCCAACAGCTCCAGTGGTAGCGGATTTGACAGGAACGCAGAGAAGTCGTCTTTACCTTTTAATCCTCAAAAACAGTCCACAATACCAtcggagcagcagcagaggaagtACGGCGGTCAGGCAATGGGCGGATCACTGACTCCACCAGCTTACGTCTCCTCCACCCTGGGGGGCTCCCGCTCAGCAGACTCTCTTCCAAGCTTCACCTCCCCTTCCCTCAGCGAGCAAGGCGCTGACGATCATCGTCTCCACATGGCCCACTCAGCAGCAGGGCctacctcctcctcatccacATCTTCCTCCCGACCTGCTGAGGAGCAGCTGAAAACCTGCGACCCCCACCTCCTGGAAATGGTGACCTCAGAGATCATTCAGCAGGGCCCTCCGGTGGATTGGAGCGACATTGCTGGTCTAGAAATGGCCAAGGGGACTCTGAAGGAGGAGGTCCTGTGGCCCATTCTGCGGCCAGACATGTTCAGCGGTTTGGGACCGGCCCCCCGCTGTGTGTTACTGTTTGGCCCAAGGGGCAGTGGTAGGACGTTGCTAAGCCGCTGCCTGGCCAGTCAGCTGGGGGCGCAATTTCTGCAACTAAGTGGTTCCACCTTGGCCACCAAATGGCTTGCAGATGGAGGAGAAATTATCCGAGCATCGTTCCTGGTGGCGCGCTGCAGGCAGCCATCTGTGCTGTTTATCAGCGAGGTGGACATGCTCCTGTCTGCACACCTCAGCGAAGAGAGTCCCATCAACCAGCTGAAGGGGGAACTGCTTGCCCAGTTAGACTCTCTTCTAATTGGTTCAGGTGAGGATGGGGGCAACCAAGTATTGGTGGTTTGCTCTACAAGCAGACCCCAGGACATGGACGAAGGACTGCGCAGGTACTTTGCTCGGAGGGTACTGGTACCTCTGCCGGATAGCACGGCCCGACACCAGATCATGAACCAGGTCCTGGCCCAATCTCAGCACAAATACTGCTTGAGTGAGGAAGAGCAGGCCCTACTGGTCCAGCATACTGAGGGCTTTTCTGGACTGGATCTGGCCAGACTTTGCCAGGAGGCCATTGTAGGTTTATTACACATCTCTGCACAGGGCATGGACATGACGAGCATGATGCCCAGGGGCCAGATGAGGCCCCTTACCTACCAGGACATTGAAAGTGTCTGTTGTAAATTCCAAGCCAGTATATCACAAAAAGAGATTGACACTTACACCGAGTGGAACAAAATGTTCGGCTGCAGTCAGTAA